A stretch of the Gemmatimonadota bacterium genome encodes the following:
- a CDS encoding HAD-IIIA family hydrolase, with translation MTRAGVLFDRDGTLNENPPFYVKSLAEFVPYPGAFEAVARLCLAGWPVAVCTNQSCVGRGIIGAEVVDEVNRECARLLEDAGGRFAGFHTCPHAPDDGCECRKPLPGLLRAAAAAHAIDLDASYFVGDSPEDMAAGRAAGATPLLVRTGRGAEAAADHPREHTFPTIVEAVEWILRA, from the coding sequence GTGACGCGCGCGGGCGTACTCTTCGACCGCGACGGCACGCTCAACGAGAACCCTCCGTTCTATGTCAAGAGCCTCGCGGAGTTCGTTCCCTATCCCGGGGCGTTTGAAGCAGTGGCCCGACTCTGTCTGGCCGGATGGCCGGTGGCCGTCTGCACGAACCAGTCGTGCGTGGGGCGCGGCATCATCGGCGCGGAAGTCGTGGACGAAGTGAACCGGGAGTGCGCGCGCCTTCTGGAGGACGCGGGCGGGCGCTTTGCCGGGTTCCATACCTGCCCTCATGCTCCGGACGACGGGTGCGAGTGCCGGAAGCCGCTTCCGGGGCTTCTTCGGGCGGCGGCGGCGGCGCACGCGATCGACCTCGACGCATCGTACTTCGTGGGCGACTCTCCCGAGGACATGGCAGCGGGGCGTGCCGCGGGAGCGACCCCGCTTCTGGTGCGGACGGGACGCGGCGCCGAAGCCGCGGCGGACCATCCGCGGGAGCACACCTTCCCGACGATCGTGGAGGCGGTGGAGTGGATTCTGAGAGCGTGA
- a CDS encoding SpoIVB peptidase S55 domain-containing protein has protein sequence MIRTPRAPGRPFRHGMATALLPALLAASCALAGSAFLPLSEVSPGAVATGRTVFQGTEIDTFSVEIVSVVRDVAPGKDLILARGLGERMERLGVSQGMSGSPVYLNGRLLGAVSSTWGMITEPLMGITPIGQMTGEVEWEVPGSGESGALLPEKPRRDAVSGRDFLEGRPPGPSLASTAIATPLVFSGCDPRLALHAASVFEPWGFVVTEGGSAGDASGAGELRPGSTLGVRLIGGDMNISAIGTATWIDGRRVHGWGHPFLHLGRVEMPLVDGYIHAVIPSRNVSFKMGSGGEVIGTLTGDRRSGISGILGREPRTTSLDMQVVREGERRTYHFDLARSRFLTPNLVGLAASNAFLSERGMMESETVRFTQRLLLDDGRETESRFLIAGEYTLAAVADALTDAPRRIALNPFEDVLLKGVEVTVEFESPARLSTIERAHLDGRVIERGGTLRGSYTLRDWRGEERAVRFAVPVPEDHGPGAHAVVIADAATMEELEAERSPRSRDARDLDELLTRIRDRRRGDHVYIALYRAPSGVLVDGRELPRLPRVARSVIQRASRSDGGDHLFAELVSEQSTGESGMVLGAHILPCRVKREKP, from the coding sequence TTGATCCGCACGCCGCGCGCGCCCGGACGGCCGTTCCGTCACGGCATGGCCACCGCCCTTCTTCCCGCGCTTCTCGCGGCGTCGTGCGCTCTTGCGGGATCCGCGTTCCTTCCGCTGTCGGAAGTCTCTCCGGGAGCTGTCGCCACCGGTCGCACCGTGTTTCAGGGCACCGAGATCGACACCTTCTCCGTCGAGATTGTCTCGGTTGTGCGAGATGTCGCCCCGGGAAAGGACCTGATCCTCGCGCGCGGCCTCGGCGAGCGGATGGAACGCCTTGGCGTGTCTCAGGGAATGAGCGGGAGCCCCGTCTATCTGAACGGACGACTGCTGGGGGCCGTGTCGTCCACCTGGGGTATGATCACGGAACCGCTGATGGGGATTACGCCCATCGGGCAGATGACCGGCGAAGTCGAATGGGAAGTTCCCGGCTCCGGGGAGTCCGGCGCGCTCCTGCCGGAGAAGCCCCGGCGTGATGCCGTTTCCGGACGGGACTTTCTCGAAGGTCGCCCGCCGGGTCCCTCGCTGGCGTCCACCGCCATCGCCACCCCGCTTGTCTTTTCCGGCTGCGATCCCCGGTTGGCTCTCCACGCCGCATCCGTCTTCGAGCCGTGGGGGTTTGTCGTGACGGAAGGCGGAAGCGCGGGGGATGCGTCCGGTGCCGGGGAACTTCGCCCGGGATCGACTCTGGGCGTTCGCCTCATCGGGGGCGACATGAACATCTCCGCCATCGGAACCGCCACCTGGATCGACGGCCGTCGTGTCCACGGCTGGGGGCACCCCTTCCTGCATCTGGGTCGCGTCGAGATGCCGCTCGTGGACGGATACATTCACGCAGTCATTCCCAGCAGGAATGTCTCGTTCAAGATGGGAAGCGGCGGGGAGGTCATCGGCACACTCACGGGGGACCGGCGTTCGGGCATCTCGGGGATTCTCGGGCGCGAACCCCGAACGACTTCGCTGGATATGCAGGTGGTCCGCGAAGGCGAGCGGCGCACCTATCACTTCGATCTTGCGCGGAGTCGTTTCCTGACGCCGAACCTCGTAGGGCTGGCCGCGTCGAACGCGTTTCTCTCCGAGCGCGGGATGATGGAGTCCGAGACCGTGCGATTCACGCAGCGACTTCTGCTGGACGACGGGCGCGAAACCGAGAGTCGGTTCCTCATCGCGGGAGAGTACACGCTTGCCGCGGTGGCGGACGCGCTGACCGATGCGCCACGGCGGATCGCGCTCAACCCGTTCGAGGATGTGCTGCTGAAGGGCGTGGAGGTGACGGTGGAGTTCGAGTCTCCGGCACGCCTCTCCACGATCGAGCGTGCGCATCTGGATGGCCGGGTTATCGAGCGGGGGGGGACGCTCCGCGGGAGTTATACGCTGCGCGACTGGCGCGGGGAAGAGAGGGCGGTTCGCTTCGCGGTTCCCGTTCCGGAAGATCATGGGCCCGGCGCGCACGCCGTGGTCATTGCGGATGCGGCGACCATGGAGGAACTGGAGGCGGAGCGGTCTCCGCGAAGCCGGGACGCGCGGGATCTCGACGAACTGCTCACGCGGATTCGTGATCGTCGCCGCGGCGACCATGTTTACATCGCGCTCTATCGCGCGCCGAGCGGAGTCCTTGTGGACGGTCGCGAACTCCCCCGTCTGCCGAGGGTGGCGCGTTCCGTCATCCAACGCGCATCCCGCAGCGATGGCGGAGACCATCTCTTTGCAGAACTGGTGTCTGAACAGTCCACCGGGGAATCCGGCATGGTCCTCGGTGCGCACATCCTTCCGTGTCGGGTGAAGAGGGAGAAGCCGTGA
- a CDS encoding FlgD immunoglobulin-like domain containing protein: MKHHERPLYGLLAIVSMLGAIAAPAAVFDPPVRVTNDPGYSDTEVDGGRNAWSSRDSLLVVWSDDRHGNAEILYRERTGGAWSAVERLTTDPGASRHPAVGCTESGEVRVVWEDDRSGRREIYATRRLPGSAWSPDTCLTCDAHESARPALDQPAGNLVWEETSDGNREIYHALWETDGSWGARTRVSVSEGVSAYASVASPGSWTGAGDAVLVAWEDDRDGNREIYARIFDGMNWMAETRLTHDSGDSRHPSAWMKWNTCTDAIFLRTGVAWEDDRASTRDIFMIVGDSGWWGSPSPLVTTPSVSRHPTVATVYTWVPYIFGYTWCPHMVVAWEEDDRPNGESTVLYLDPGTPDLPVEVSPGGAGAFSSVPTLASWHKWSQPDPARGMECVWTDTRDGNREVYAAGFSEPVATGVESASLPPGDAALGLARPSPFSASTRVEVSIRAPAKIELRVHNAAGQRVRTLASGVFAAGNHPFVWDGRDDSGRPSAAGSYFLRLLRDGATETRKVVRIP; encoded by the coding sequence ATGAAGCATCACGAACGACCCCTCTACGGACTCCTTGCAATCGTGTCGATGCTGGGGGCCATTGCGGCACCCGCGGCGGTGTTCGACCCTCCGGTGCGCGTCACCAACGATCCGGGATACTCCGACACGGAAGTGGACGGCGGCCGCAACGCGTGGTCTTCGCGGGACTCGCTTCTGGTGGTATGGAGCGACGACCGGCACGGAAACGCGGAGATCCTCTACCGGGAGCGAACCGGCGGGGCCTGGAGCGCGGTGGAGCGACTCACCACCGACCCGGGGGCATCGCGCCACCCGGCGGTGGGGTGTACGGAGTCGGGGGAGGTGCGCGTCGTCTGGGAGGATGACCGCTCGGGGCGTCGGGAAATCTACGCGACCCGTCGCCTGCCGGGAAGCGCGTGGTCGCCCGACACTTGTCTCACCTGCGATGCACACGAGTCCGCCCGTCCTGCCCTCGACCAGCCTGCAGGGAATCTCGTCTGGGAGGAGACCTCCGACGGCAACCGCGAGATCTACCACGCGTTGTGGGAGACAGACGGCAGCTGGGGAGCGCGAACGCGCGTGTCCGTGTCGGAGGGCGTGTCCGCGTATGCGTCGGTCGCGTCCCCCGGTTCATGGACGGGCGCGGGGGATGCCGTGCTGGTTGCATGGGAGGATGATCGCGACGGCAACCGCGAGATCTACGCGCGGATCTTCGACGGGATGAACTGGATGGCCGAGACGCGTCTCACCCATGACTCCGGTGATTCGCGCCACCCGTCCGCATGGATGAAATGGAACACCTGCACGGATGCCATCTTCCTCCGCACGGGCGTCGCCTGGGAAGATGACCGGGCATCCACGCGCGACATCTTCATGATCGTGGGGGATTCCGGCTGGTGGGGGAGTCCGTCGCCGCTCGTGACAACGCCGAGCGTTTCGCGCCACCCGACCGTCGCCACCGTGTACACTTGGGTCCCGTACATCTTCGGGTACACCTGGTGTCCGCACATGGTGGTCGCGTGGGAAGAAGACGATCGCCCGAATGGGGAATCGACCGTTCTCTATCTGGACCCGGGAACCCCGGACCTGCCGGTGGAGGTTTCCCCCGGTGGAGCGGGGGCGTTCTCCTCGGTGCCGACGCTTGCTTCCTGGCACAAGTGGAGCCAACCGGACCCCGCGCGAGGCATGGAGTGCGTCTGGACCGACACGCGGGACGGGAACCGGGAGGTCTATGCGGCCGGATTCTCAGAACCGGTCGCCACGGGCGTCGAAAGCGCTTCGCTTCCCCCCGGGGACGCCGCACTCGGGCTTGCGAGGCCCAGCCCGTTTTCCGCGAGCACTCGTGTGGAAGTCTCCATTCGAGCCCCCGCGAAGATCGAACTGAGGGTCCACAACGCGGCCGGGCAGCGCGTTCGTACTCTGGCGTCGGGGGTGTTCGCGGCGGGGAACCACCCCTTCGTCTGGGACGGCCGCGACGACTCCGGGCGGCCTTCGGCTGCCGGAAGCTACTTCCTGCGCCTGCTGAGAGACGGCGCAACCGAGACCCGCAAGGTCGTCCGAATCCCCTAG
- a CDS encoding metallopeptidase family protein, with amino-acid sequence MVANRSATLWDEIWALLTAGRSGEAAAAALGALNESEDDPELRYLLGIALLDCGEVVAAEAELRRAVEGTEEWAEGHSALGWALFRAGKFAECGEQLVAALEADPELADAHQLRGLLAERAGDDSLAVVAFAQARRLDPEVFPEPYEMSEEEFLQVAEEVVAGLDPEVLKVMENTSLFVQPIPPDDLLTLDAPPLDPQILGLFQGTSLVDQSVSDTGTLPNTIHLFQNNLERFATDRETLENEIRTTVLHEIGHHLGWDEDDLKERGLD; translated from the coding sequence ATGGTGGCCAACCGCAGTGCGACTCTCTGGGACGAGATCTGGGCGCTCCTGACGGCGGGCCGCTCCGGGGAGGCAGCGGCTGCCGCACTGGGCGCACTGAACGAAAGCGAGGACGATCCGGAACTCCGCTATCTGCTCGGGATCGCGCTGCTCGACTGTGGAGAGGTGGTGGCTGCCGAAGCGGAACTCCGTCGCGCGGTGGAGGGCACCGAAGAGTGGGCGGAAGGCCACTCCGCGCTGGGGTGGGCGCTCTTCCGAGCGGGGAAGTTTGCGGAGTGCGGAGAGCAGCTCGTGGCTGCCCTGGAGGCGGATCCGGAACTGGCCGACGCCCACCAGCTTCGCGGCCTTCTTGCGGAGCGTGCGGGTGATGACTCGCTGGCGGTGGTCGCCTTCGCCCAGGCACGGCGTCTCGATCCGGAGGTGTTCCCGGAGCCGTACGAAATGTCCGAAGAGGAGTTCCTTCAGGTGGCGGAGGAAGTCGTCGCGGGTCTGGACCCCGAAGTTCTCAAGGTCATGGAGAACACCTCGCTTTTCGTACAGCCCATTCCTCCGGATGATCTCCTCACGCTGGATGCCCCCCCGCTTGATCCGCAGATACTCGGGCTTTTTCAGGGAACGAGCCTTGTCGATCAGTCCGTGTCCGACACGGGAACGCTTCCCAACACAATCCACCTCTTCCAGAACAATCTGGAACGCTTTGCGACCGATCGCGAAACCCTGGAGAACGAGATCCGCACCACCGTTCTTCACGAGATCGGCCACCATCTCGGCTGGGACGAGGACGACCTGAAGGAGCGCGGGCTGGACTAG
- a CDS encoding radical SAM protein, with amino-acid sequence MNSMRTLLLFPPQAHFTQPYLALPTLAAYLRQEGFPDTHVMDANIEACHYFLSRSRLSQSLDRIRMSGRLRQLESRAHLGYAEMSAYRSFTQAEVAGDWVVEEIEDAKAALRDPDRFYDYEEYTRAARCIEHGLALVSAEHHPTSFTPHGFSMRHSVQRTDDLLAGAADAEGNPFIEFFREVTMPQIRALNPDLVGISLTFASQAIPALTLAAMLKEWKPEVHVSVGGGLVAYLGEKLAKRPDVFDLLDTLVVLEGERPFSQIAEAIATCATIENIPNIIFRNPDGEVCSNPRIEPLPIDSLPTPDFEGMPLDLYFSPEFIIPLAITRGCYWGKCVFCTLHEVIGPGYRGRSIEKTVEDIAFLKERWGSRHFYFPIEDLPPSMVRRLPEALLEANLDIDWWCDAKLEPEVFTPEVCAQLAEAGCRRLAFGYESASRRVLDLMCKGSDPELGMEVIRRVHDAGISVTLYVMVGFPTETEEEAQLTLNTLVENSRYFEEVSLRVFYLDYKSEVFRRPKDFDIAEVFPEESTDLQIYHDFRTGSGMDRARARRMYMEMLRRLKSHLPVFQNRNVLYHELKSHYFLYLVKAGSVDALMEGAFRERSAPGGLPDRPSAAAGLRVLPIRFDRDEVDTALEAATDGLTLPRYQFDLISGEVLETLDRTVSPIAPSKAVLVLDPRSGEVACLSPEGAELLASCRGDRTTQEVLQGLDPAIRADAGSFLKALAAEGLILEAARERSHA; translated from the coding sequence ATGAACAGCATGCGTACGCTTCTTCTCTTTCCGCCCCAGGCGCACTTCACGCAGCCTTACCTCGCGCTCCCCACATTGGCCGCCTACCTGCGACAGGAAGGCTTCCCTGACACCCATGTCATGGACGCGAACATCGAGGCCTGCCACTACTTTCTTTCCCGGTCGCGATTGTCTCAGTCGCTCGATCGCATTCGCATGTCCGGGCGTCTCCGCCAGCTGGAGTCGCGCGCCCACCTCGGTTACGCGGAGATGTCCGCGTACCGGAGCTTCACGCAGGCGGAAGTCGCCGGCGACTGGGTCGTGGAGGAGATCGAAGACGCGAAGGCGGCCCTGCGCGACCCCGATCGCTTCTACGACTACGAGGAGTACACGCGGGCTGCGCGCTGTATCGAGCATGGACTGGCGCTCGTGAGTGCGGAACATCACCCCACCTCTTTTACGCCGCACGGATTCTCCATGCGCCACTCGGTGCAGCGAACAGACGACCTCCTGGCAGGGGCCGCAGACGCGGAAGGGAATCCATTCATCGAGTTCTTCCGCGAAGTCACGATGCCTCAGATTCGCGCACTCAACCCGGACCTCGTCGGGATCTCGCTTACCTTTGCAAGCCAGGCGATTCCCGCGCTCACGCTTGCGGCCATGCTGAAGGAGTGGAAGCCGGAAGTGCATGTCTCGGTGGGGGGCGGACTGGTTGCCTACCTGGGCGAGAAACTCGCGAAGCGCCCCGATGTGTTCGATCTCCTTGACACGCTCGTCGTCCTGGAGGGGGAGCGGCCGTTCTCGCAAATCGCCGAAGCGATCGCCACCTGCGCCACCATTGAGAACATCCCGAACATCATCTTCCGCAACCCTGACGGCGAAGTCTGTTCGAACCCGCGCATCGAACCGCTTCCCATCGATTCACTCCCGACGCCGGACTTCGAGGGGATGCCGCTGGACCTGTACTTCTCGCCGGAGTTCATCATTCCGCTGGCGATCACACGAGGGTGCTACTGGGGCAAGTGCGTGTTCTGCACGCTTCATGAAGTGATCGGCCCCGGCTATCGGGGTCGCTCGATCGAAAAGACGGTGGAGGACATCGCTTTCCTCAAGGAGCGCTGGGGGTCCCGGCACTTCTACTTCCCCATCGAAGACCTCCCGCCGAGCATGGTGCGCCGTCTTCCCGAAGCGCTTCTGGAGGCGAATCTCGATATCGACTGGTGGTGCGACGCCAAGCTCGAACCGGAGGTGTTCACCCCGGAGGTCTGCGCGCAACTTGCCGAGGCCGGGTGTCGCCGCCTGGCTTTCGGATACGAATCCGCGAGCCGCCGCGTTCTCGATCTCATGTGCAAGGGGTCGGATCCGGAGCTTGGCATGGAGGTCATCCGTCGAGTCCATGATGCAGGCATCTCCGTCACTCTCTATGTCATGGTCGGGTTCCCCACCGAGACGGAAGAGGAAGCGCAACTCACGCTGAACACGCTGGTGGAGAACAGCCGCTATTTCGAAGAGGTCAGCCTTCGCGTGTTCTATCTCGACTACAAGTCCGAGGTGTTTCGCCGACCGAAGGACTTTGACATCGCCGAGGTGTTCCCAGAAGAGAGCACGGATCTCCAGATCTACCACGACTTCCGAACCGGCAGCGGAATGGACCGCGCGCGTGCGCGCCGGATGTACATGGAGATGCTGCGCCGCCTCAAGAGCCACCTGCCGGTCTTTCAGAATCGGAATGTTCTCTATCACGAACTGAAGTCCCACTACTTCCTTTACCTCGTGAAGGCGGGAAGCGTCGACGCGCTGATGGAGGGGGCGTTCCGGGAGCGGTCGGCGCCCGGCGGCCTTCCGGATCGTCCCTCGGCAGCGGCAGGGCTTCGCGTTCTTCCCATTCGTTTCGATCGCGATGAAGTGGACACCGCATTGGAGGCGGCCACCGATGGACTGACGCTGCCGCGCTACCAGTTCGACCTGATCAGCGGCGAAGTGCTGGAGACGCTGGACCGGACGGTTTCACCGATCGCTCCGTCGAAGGCGGTACTCGTGCTGGATCCGCGTTCCGGCGAAGTGGCGTGTCTGTCGCCGGAAGGGGCGGAACTGCTGGCGTCGTGTCGCGGTGACCGCACCACTCAGGAAGTTCTTCAGGGCCTGGACCCCGCGATCCGTGCGGACGCGGGCAGTTTTCTGAAAGCGCTGGCGGCCGAAGGCCTCATACTGGAGGCGGCCAGAGAAAGGAGTCACGCATGA
- a CDS encoding CRTAC1 family protein, which produces MSACISPPLPERLSRVVPLLLFAFLPFRPVAAQPVFVDRAVEAGLTVPNLCGGDRMFIPESNGCGAAWLDYDGDGDLDIYMVNGNGIEAIDGGARLRYLPDAANRLYRNDGDWRFTDVTEKAGVGDRGWGNGCAVGDIDNDGDPDLYVANLGQDAFYVNQGDGTFASEGVPRGAASDRWSARAAFGDIDNDGDLDLFVASYVVFDPLNPPAGGEPLMIEGVAVMWGPEAENPGINIGEANALFVNDGTGHFTESAKARGLLLEKPLCSYGAVFCDVDEDGWLDLLVANDAQANNLFMNRGGGHFAEEGEARGFARGANGRFQAGMGIAVSDIDDDGDPDLYVTNFDTEPNNLYINDGHGFFTDEGAAAGLHEPVIDRLGWGCAFLDVEFDGDLDLFVANGHVYPDGPAIGLSPWEMPDQFFLNETFPGEPPHFREVLFDPAGPMAVLKSSRGVAVADADEDGDLDLLIVDMDSRPRLLENRTRAQGHWIAVLPKGTKSNRDSYGARVRVTAGGRTRTAWVLPNQGIYSSHDPRTRFGLGGTAWVDRVEVRWPSGSVAVVEGVPVDRVLTIVEPSPAFETRGTR; this is translated from the coding sequence ATGTCAGCCTGCATTTCCCCCCCACTTCCGGAGCGCCTGTCCCGGGTCGTGCCGCTTCTTCTCTTCGCGTTTCTACCCTTTCGTCCCGTCGCGGCCCAGCCGGTCTTTGTGGACCGCGCGGTGGAGGCTGGCCTCACCGTTCCAAACCTGTGCGGGGGGGACCGAATGTTCATCCCCGAGAGCAACGGGTGTGGAGCCGCCTGGCTGGACTACGACGGGGACGGAGATCTCGACATCTACATGGTCAACGGAAACGGGATTGAGGCGATAGACGGTGGCGCACGGCTTCGCTACCTCCCGGACGCGGCAAACCGCCTCTATCGGAACGACGGCGACTGGCGCTTCACCGATGTGACGGAGAAGGCGGGAGTCGGTGACCGCGGATGGGGGAACGGGTGTGCGGTCGGCGACATCGACAACGACGGCGACCCGGACCTCTATGTGGCGAATCTCGGTCAGGACGCATTCTATGTAAATCAGGGCGACGGAACCTTCGCCTCCGAGGGAGTTCCGCGCGGAGCCGCCAGCGATCGCTGGAGCGCGCGCGCGGCGTTTGGCGACATCGACAACGACGGCGACCTGGATCTCTTCGTGGCATCGTATGTCGTGTTCGATCCCCTGAACCCGCCCGCGGGCGGCGAGCCTCTCATGATCGAGGGGGTCGCGGTCATGTGGGGTCCGGAAGCCGAAAACCCCGGCATCAACATCGGAGAGGCCAACGCGCTTTTCGTAAACGACGGGACCGGTCACTTCACCGAATCCGCCAAGGCACGCGGCCTGCTCCTTGAGAAGCCGCTCTGCTCCTATGGCGCGGTCTTTTGTGATGTAGACGAGGACGGTTGGCTGGATCTTCTCGTCGCGAATGATGCGCAGGCGAACAACCTCTTCATGAATCGGGGCGGCGGGCACTTTGCCGAAGAGGGAGAGGCACGCGGATTCGCGCGCGGAGCGAACGGTCGGTTTCAGGCGGGGATGGGAATCGCCGTTTCGGACATCGACGACGACGGCGACCCGGATCTCTATGTCACCAACTTCGACACCGAACCGAACAACCTCTACATCAACGACGGCCACGGGTTCTTCACCGACGAAGGGGCTGCCGCCGGGTTGCACGAACCTGTGATCGACCGACTCGGCTGGGGATGCGCCTTCCTGGATGTGGAGTTCGATGGCGATCTCGATCTCTTTGTCGCGAACGGCCATGTTTACCCGGACGGACCCGCGATCGGTCTGTCTCCCTGGGAGATGCCGGACCAGTTCTTCTTGAACGAGACCTTCCCCGGGGAGCCGCCGCACTTCCGGGAAGTTCTCTTCGATCCGGCGGGTCCGATGGCGGTCTTGAAGTCCAGTCGCGGCGTTGCGGTCGCCGATGCGGATGAGGACGGGGATCTCGATCTACTCATCGTCGACATGGATTCCCGACCGCGACTTCTTGAGAACCGTACGCGTGCACAGGGGCACTGGATTGCCGTTCTCCCCAAGGGCACGAAGAGCAACCGCGACTCCTACGGCGCACGGGTTCGCGTGACGGCGGGTGGCCGGACACGCACGGCGTGGGTTCTGCCGAATCAGGGCATCTACTCGTCCCACGACCCGCGCACGCGCTTTGGCCTTGGCGGGACGGCGTGGGTGGATCGCGTGGAAGTGCGCTGGCCCTCCGGCAGCGTGGCGGTTGTTGAAGGCGTGCCCGTGGATCGAGTTCTCACCATTGTCGAACCTTCTCCCGCCTTCGAGACCCGGGGCACCCGATGA
- the dnaK gene encoding molecular chaperone DnaK, translating into MGKIIGIDLGTTNSCVAVLEGGDPVVIANDQGNRTTPSVAAFTDGDERLVGEVAKRQAVTNPTNTVYSIKRFMGRRYDEVGTEITEVPFKVVKGGNGDARVEIGGKTYSPPEISAMTLQRMKRVAEEYLGQEVTEAVITVPAYFNDSQRQATKDAGKIAGLEVKRIINEPTAAALSYGLDKKTNEKIAVFDLGGGTFDISILELADSVFEVKSTNGDTHLGGDDWDQAIIDWLAEEFMKENPGIDLRKDPMALQRLKEAAEKAKCELSTVPETDVNLPFVTADNTGPKHLNIKLGRAAFERITDALFERLKDPCLGALSDASMSPSDIDEIVLVGGSTRIPRVREIVKEIFGKEPHHGVNPDEVVAVGAAIQGGVLSGERKDVLLLDVTPLSLGIETLGGVCTKLIDRNTTIPTRKSQVFSTASDSQPEVEIHVLQGEREMAVHNRTIGKFKLAGIPPAPRGVPQIEVTFNIDANGIMEVSAVDKATSKEQSIKIEASSGLSESEIDKMVQDAETHASEDSETREKVDVRNAADQAVYQTEKQMAELADKMDDAAKKRITDATEAVKQALTTEDTTAMKDATETLQKAWHEEAGKLYAQASDAAGAEQAEGGPQAEEPASADGEPIDADYEVVDEEKK; encoded by the coding sequence ATGGGCAAGATCATCGGTATCGACCTCGGCACCACCAACTCGTGCGTCGCGGTCCTCGAAGGCGGGGATCCCGTCGTCATCGCAAACGACCAGGGCAACCGCACCACACCGTCGGTCGCGGCCTTCACCGACGGCGACGAACGCCTTGTCGGCGAAGTCGCCAAGCGGCAGGCCGTCACCAACCCGACCAACACCGTCTATTCCATCAAACGCTTCATGGGCCGACGCTACGACGAGGTCGGCACCGAGATCACCGAAGTGCCCTTCAAGGTCGTCAAGGGCGGGAACGGTGACGCGCGTGTCGAGATTGGCGGGAAGACCTACTCGCCGCCGGAGATCAGTGCCATGACGCTTCAGCGAATGAAGCGCGTCGCGGAGGAGTACCTGGGGCAGGAAGTCACGGAAGCCGTGATCACTGTGCCTGCGTACTTCAACGACTCCCAGCGACAGGCCACCAAGGACGCCGGAAAGATCGCCGGCCTCGAAGTCAAGCGCATCATCAACGAACCCACTGCCGCAGCGCTCTCCTACGGCCTCGACAAGAAGACCAACGAGAAGATCGCTGTCTTCGATCTGGGCGGCGGGACCTTTGACATCTCCATTCTGGAACTTGCCGACAGCGTCTTTGAGGTGAAGTCCACCAACGGGGACACGCATCTCGGCGGAGACGACTGGGACCAGGCCATCATCGACTGGCTCGCTGAAGAGTTCATGAAGGAGAACCCCGGCATCGACCTTCGCAAGGACCCGATGGCACTCCAGCGCCTGAAGGAGGCCGCCGAGAAAGCGAAGTGCGAACTCTCGACCGTCCCCGAGACGGATGTGAACCTTCCCTTCGTCACGGCGGACAACACCGGCCCGAAGCACCTGAACATCAAGCTCGGGCGTGCGGCTTTCGAACGCATCACGGACGCCCTCTTCGAGCGGCTGAAGGACCCGTGCCTGGGGGCACTCTCCGATGCATCCATGTCGCCGTCGGACATCGACGAGATCGTGCTCGTCGGAGGCTCCACGCGCATCCCCCGCGTCCGGGAGATCGTGAAGGAGATCTTCGGCAAGGAACCGCATCACGGCGTGAACCCGGACGAGGTGGTCGCGGTCGGCGCAGCCATCCAGGGCGGAGTTCTCTCGGGTGAGCGGAAGGATGTTCTGCTTCTGGATGTGACGCCGCTCTCGCTCGGCATCGAGACGCTCGGTGGTGTCTGCACGAAACTCATCGACCGCAACACGACCATCCCGACACGCAAGAGCCAGGTCTTCTCCACGGCATCCGACAGTCAGCCGGAAGTGGAGATTCATGTGCTCCAGGGCGAGCGCGAGATGGCCGTGCACAACCGGACGATCGGCAAGTTCAAGCTCGCCGGCATCCCGCCCGCACCGCGCGGTGTGCCGCAGATCGAAGTGACCTTCAACATCGACGCGAACGGCATCATGGAAGTCTCCGCGGTGGACAAGGCCACCAGCAAGGAGCAGTCGATCAAGATCGAGGCGTCGAGCGGGCTCTCCGAATCCGAGATCGACAAGATGGTCCAGGACGCGGAAACGCACGCCTCGGAGGACAGCGAGACGCGCGAGAAGGTGGATGTTCGCAATGCGGCGGATCAGGCCGTCTACCAGACGGAGAAGCAGATGGCCGAACTGGCGGACAAGATGGACGACGCAGCGAAGAAGCGCATCACGGATGCCACCGAGGCGGTGAAGCAGGCGCTCACCACCGAGGACACGACCGCGATGAAGGACGCGACCGAAACGCTGCAGAAGGCATGGCACGAGGAAGCCGGCAAGCTGTATGCACAGGCCTCGGATGCCGCCGGGGCGGAGCAGGCGGAGGGTGGGCCGCAGGCGGAAGAACCCGCGTCCGCAGACGGCGAACCGATCGACGCGGACTACGAAGTCGTGGACGAGGAAAAGAAGTAG